The genomic window GCCCTCGAGACTTAGGATGGCACAGATCCGTGATTGCATCCATATCGCATAGCGACCGCTGGTCGTACCAGCCCACCGCGGCGGCTCTGCGAGCAGTCCCTCCGAGAAAGCAACCCATCCAGGTGTCGATCAGGTTGGCTATCCCCCGAGTAGACGCCACACTCATAGATCGCGCTTTATCTGGGTTATGCGGCCAATCGCGCAAGCCTCATCACCGCTGCGACGCCGCACCAACTGGTCACCTCTAGTTCCAAGGATCAGTTCGCAAGACTGAGTGCAGATCCAAGCTATAGAAACTCCATCCCATGATGACGAGTCCGCGAGCACATCGGTGCCTCTTGGTCGCCTAATTTCGCAATGCTATCGACTGAACTCGTCTTGGCAAGCAGCTAGAAAGGCAGAGTTTGTGCACAAGCGGAGCCGGTTCGCTGCCGAAACAACACAGTTACGAAGATAGTTTGCGACGTCTCAGTTAGTCCCACTCGGCGTCGAGCACGCCATTAGAGCGATCACTCTTCCTTGCTTTAATCCGCTGACAGCTAAGTCCTACTATTCGACAGGATTGGTGTTTAGCGTTGCCACCAAACCCCTGAGGTCGTGTAGCTCCTGGCGATAGCGCTTTAGCTGTGCAACCACGGAGTCAATCGATGCGCCACCTGCTGCAGATCGGCGGCGAACCGCAGCATCTGCCTCGATGAGAGACATCGCCTCCTCTCCGAGCTGAGGGTGCGCTCCGACGAGCTCCCTAAGCGGAACCCTCCGCTCCAGCGAGTCGCGCACAAGACCAGCTGCGACCCCATGGGCTCGACGAAAAGGAACACCGTTGGTCACCAGATACTCAGCGATATCGATCGCTTGCAGATACTCCGACGAGGCCGCCTGGCGCAGTCGTTCGTAGTCGAAGGTCATCGTAGATACCATGCCCTGAAAGGCGACAAGCTCACGCGTCATCTGCTCCACGGAGTCAAAGAGTGGCTCCTTGTCCTCCTGGAGGTCGCGGTTATAGGTCAAGGGAGTGCCCTTCAAGGTGACGAGCAGAGAGACTAAGTTGCCGACGTAGCGACCAGTCTTACCACGAGCAAGCTCGGCGATATCAGGGTTCTTCTTCTGTGGCAACATCGATGATCCAGTCGAGTAGGCATCATCGAGGCGAAAGAAGCCAAACTCCTCGGTGGTGAACATGACGATCTCCTCGGCAAAGCGAGAGAGATGTACTCCCAACAGAGCGATGTTGAAGAGGATCTCCACGATGAAGTCTCTATCAGATACCGCATCGAAACTGTTTAGGAAGGCAGTCGCGAAGCCGAGTTCGTTTGCGGTAAACTCCGGGTCGATTGCTAATGTGGTGCCTGCAAGGGCGCCTGCGCCAAGTGGTGAGACATCCATACGGCCGTAGGCCGCTAGCAGTCGATCGAGATCACGGCGCATAGCCCAACCGTGCGCCAGGAGGTAGTGGCCTATCGGCACCGGCTGGGCTCGTTGGGTATGGGTGTAGCCGGGCATCACTGCATCGCCAGCAGCTTCAGCTACATCGGCGATCATCGATAGGAACTCGACCACTCCATGAGAGATGGCGGAGATCGCACTCCGTGCGTAGAGGCGGAGATCGAGGGCTATCTGGTCGTTACGAGAGCGGCCGGAGTGGAGTTTGGCGCCAACATCTCCAATCAGCTCGGTCACCCGTCGCTCGACGGCAGTATGAATATCCTCATCCGATGGGAGGAATCTGAAATTGCCAGTCTCAAGCTCGGAGTAGACGGAGTCAAGCGCCTCGAGGAGCGAGGCGCTCTCCTCCTCATCTAGCAGCTTGGCTCGAGTTAGTCCATGCACGTGCGCTCTGGATCCTTGGATATCAAAGCGCCAAAGCTTCTGATCGAACGAGAGGCTCTCAGTGAAGGCGAGAAGCGCATCCGCTGGGGGTGCGCTCAGCCGGCTCTGCCATAGGGTCATGGCTGTACTCTACCCTGTCGCTTCGACCAAGTCTCAAGCCCGAGACCGAAGATCTTCACAAATCCCTCGGCGTCGAGGTGGTTGAAGGTATCGGCCCTGGCATAGGTGGCGAGCTCGTAGTCGTAGAGCGAGAGAGGGCTGCGTCTCCCATCGACGACAAAACCATTCGGTGAGAATCGAACCCGCACCTCTCCGGTGACCACCGATGATGCCTCCTCCATGAAGGCATCGAACGCCATCCGCAGCGGCGAGTACCAAAGACCATCGTAGACCAATGTCGCCCACTGCAGTCCGAGCTCGATCTTGGTGTGAGCGAGCTCGCGTTCTAGCGTAATGTCCTCAAGCTGACGATGTGCCTCGAGAAGGACCGTCGCCGCCGGAGCCTCATAGACCTCTCTCGACTTTATCCCCACTCGACGGTTCTCCACCATGTCGATGCGACCAATCCCATAACTTCCGGCGATCGCGTTCAGGCGGGTGATGAGGAGGTAGAGAGGCATCTCCTCTCCGTCGAGCGAGACTGGGACCCCTTTATTGAACCCGATCACCACACTGTCTGGAACCGACCCATGCGGCACGGTGTAGGCATAGATATCCGATGGCGGAGAGTTCCAGGGATCCTCCATCTCGCCGCACTCAATAGCTCGCCCCCAGAGGTTCTGATCGATCGAATACGGGTTCGCCCGATTGGCGTTCACCTGCACACCGTTGGCTAGTCCATAATCGATAGTATCTTCACGAGCAAAGCCCCACTCGCGAACCGGAGCGAGCACCTCAAGTTCGGGAGCAAGTGTTCGAATCGCCACCTCGAAGCGAACCTGATCGTTGCCCTTGCCGGTACAGCCGTGAGCGACAGCGTCCGCGCCATAGCGACGCGCCACCTCGACCAGGTGCTTTGAGATGATCGGGCGAGAGAGCGAGGAGACGAGTGGGTAGCGGTTCTCATAGAGCGCTCCAGCGCGTATGGCACGAGCGATGAACTCATTGGCGAACTCCTCTTGCACCTCGACGACCTCAGCTATCTTGGCCCCAGTCGCTAGTGCGCGAGCCCGCACCTCAGTGAGGTCCTCTTGCTGGCCAACGTCGACCGAGCACGCGATCACCTCGTACCCCTTCTCTACCTGGAGCCACTTCAGCGCCACCGAGGTGTCAAGCCCCCCCGAATAGGCGAGCACTACTGTCTTTGCCATCACATCTCCTCGTTGTAAGATCAAACCAAAACTTATCGGTCACACCTAGTGCCTGTCCACCGGTGAACACTCTCTATAACCTCTAGAGCCGACGGGGCGACACCAATTGGTTTAGCCGACGCCTCCCGTCTCAGCGAGCCTAATACCTACCCAAGCGGATCGCTAAGGCTGCAGGTAACCCATCTATCTCCAGCTAATCGAACAACCAACCACTAGCTGACTCCTCCACTAGCGTCTCAACCCAGCTAGCACAATCCTGAATGTCAACGCCCAATACTCGGCGGCGACTCGGGCACCGGAGAATTGCCGGACAGGCACCGCGCTACAGCGCCTTCTCTTCCTATCCGGTCATCAAATATCCGTCTCCGATGGACTCAGAGCCGAGTCAACTCGGCAGACCTGCAACGTCACGCATCAGCTTGGCAAGGTGAGCCCCGCCCATGGGTTGGTCGGCGAGGATCAGCACCGTGTCATCACCGGCTACCGTGCCGAGCACACCGTCTGGTCGTGTCCGATCGAGGGCGGATGCGACGACATGAGCGCAGCCCGGTGGGGTCTTTAACATGACCAGATCACCGGAGTTGACGACCTCGACGACCCACTCTCCCAAAACTCGCTTGAGGTACCCCTCGGTACTGATCTGATCCCTGGGTAGGTCAGGGATAGCGTAGATGCTCGCCCCTCCCGGACCCTTAACTTTGATCGCACCAAGTTCGTCCAAATCTCGCGATACGGTAGCTTGGGTAGCCGTTATACCCTCTTCGGCCAACATGTCCACCAACTGTTGCTGTGCCGAGATTGGAGCTTGGCTGATCAGCTTGGCGATCCGATACTGACGCTGATTCTTTGCCATTAGTCCTCCTCGCTGATAAGCCGGAACAGCCGTTCCATAGCCACCAATCGGTTTTTTGCCTGTGCCCAGACCGCTGAGCGCTCAGAATCAATCACCGAAGCAGCGATCTCCATTCCACGATGGGCAGGAAGACAGTGCATTACGAACGCGTCCTCTGGAGCGCTCAGCAACAGCTTCTCGTCGATCGCAAAGCCACGAAACTCGTCGACTGCTCCGTTAGCACCATATCCGTCTGCTCCCATCGAGACCCAGACATCGGTGTATAGAACCTGTGCCTCGCGCACCGCGGCGCTCGGGTCATCTGTGAGCTCTACCCGTGCCTCAGATTTGCAGAGCCTTCTAA from Ferrimicrobium acidiphilum DSM 19497 includes these protein-coding regions:
- the argH gene encoding argininosuccinate lyase, giving the protein MTLWQSRLSAPPADALLAFTESLSFDQKLWRFDIQGSRAHVHGLTRAKLLDEEESASLLEALDSVYSELETGNFRFLPSDEDIHTAVERRVTELIGDVGAKLHSGRSRNDQIALDLRLYARSAISAISHGVVEFLSMIADVAEAAGDAVMPGYTHTQRAQPVPIGHYLLAHGWAMRRDLDRLLAAYGRMDVSPLGAGALAGTTLAIDPEFTANELGFATAFLNSFDAVSDRDFIVEILFNIALLGVHLSRFAEEIVMFTTEEFGFFRLDDAYSTGSSMLPQKKNPDIAELARGKTGRYVGNLVSLLVTLKGTPLTYNRDLQEDKEPLFDSVEQMTRELVAFQGMVSTMTFDYERLRQAASSEYLQAIDIAEYLVTNGVPFRRAHGVAAGLVRDSLERRVPLRELVGAHPQLGEEAMSLIEADAAVRRRSAAGGASIDSVVAQLKRYRQELHDLRGLVATLNTNPVE
- the argR gene encoding arginine repressor; the encoded protein is MAKNQRQYRIAKLISQAPISAQQQLVDMLAEEGITATQATVSRDLDELGAIKVKGPGGASIYAIPDLPRDQISTEGYLKRVLGEWVVEVVNSGDLVMLKTPPGCAHVVASALDRTRPDGVLGTVAGDDTVLILADQPMGGAHLAKLMRDVAGLPS
- a CDS encoding argininosuccinate synthase encodes the protein MAKTVVLAYSGGLDTSVALKWLQVEKGYEVIACSVDVGQQEDLTEVRARALATGAKIAEVVEVQEEFANEFIARAIRAGALYENRYPLVSSLSRPIISKHLVEVARRYGADAVAHGCTGKGNDQVRFEVAIRTLAPELEVLAPVREWGFAREDTIDYGLANGVQVNANRANPYSIDQNLWGRAIECGEMEDPWNSPPSDIYAYTVPHGSVPDSVVIGFNKGVPVSLDGEEMPLYLLITRLNAIAGSYGIGRIDMVENRRVGIKSREVYEAPAATVLLEAHRQLEDITLERELAHTKIELGLQWATLVYDGLWYSPLRMAFDAFMEEASSVVTGEVRVRFSPNGFVVDGRRSPLSLYDYELATYARADTFNHLDAEGFVKIFGLGLETWSKRQGRVQP